GAGACGGGAGAGGGCCACCGCCTTGGATCCCTCGCCGACCGACTCTCCGCGCGTCGCGGGGAGTTCGATCTTCAGACTTGCGTCCTTCATCGCCAGGGGGGCGAGTTGCTTGCGCCACGCCGGTGCCAGACGATGCGCGGCGGTCTGTCGCGCCGCGCTCAGCGCGGCGGCGGCCTTCACGTAGCCGGTCTCCGCCCGCGCCACACGTTTCTCGGCACGGGCGATCTCGGCCTCGGGATCTCCCAGGGCCGCCTGCTCGCTCTTCGCCTGTTCCAGCGTCTCAAGAACCGCCGCCTCGTCCTCGCCGTGTTTCAGACACAATCGCTCGAGCGCGGCACGACGGGTCTCGACCTCCTCGAGATTGTCGGCGGCGTCGCCGGTCGCGCGACGGGCGTCCTCGAAGAGGCGACCAAGGTCTTCAAGCTCCAGCATGGCGCTCTCGATCCGATCGGCGCCGACGGTGAGAGACGGATCCAGCTCCGCCAGGGAGCGGGCCTCACGAGCCACCCACGCGGAGAGCGTGACCGCCGAGGCATCGCCGTCCTGCAACCAGTCGGCAATACGATCCAGCCCCTCTCGCAGAGCGGCACCGTGTCGCAGTCGATTACGACGTTGATCCAGCTCCTCGCGCTCTCCGATTCTCGGGGCGACCTCCTCAATCGCCCCGATGGTCTCCGTCAGCTCTGCCAGTCGTCGCTCTCGATCGGCGACACTGACCCGCCATCGCTCCAGGATCTTTCGTTGTTCGAGGACCTCGTCATGACGGAGGGCGGTCGTCTCCAACTGGAGATCGTGTCCCCCGAACGCATCAAGCAAACGGAGTTGCCTATCCGGTCGTAGGAGCTGTTGTTGGTCGTGTTGCCCGTGAAGCTCAAGCCAGAAAGTGCCGAACTCCGCCAGCGTCCGTAGCGGTGTCGGCGACCCGTTGACGAATGCGCGCGAGCGGCCGTCGGCGGCCAGCTCCCGCCGAAGGATCCAGCAGCCGTCGTCCCCGGAATCCACGCCATTCTCGTCGGCCCAATTCTGCGGCACCGAGCCGAGTGTCATCTCCAACACGGCCTCGATCACCGCCCGGTCCTTACCGGCGCGGATCCGTTGGCGATCGCCGCGGGAGCCCACGAGCAGTCCGAGCGCATCCAACAGGATCGACTTGCCGGCGCCGGTCTCTCCGGTGAGGAGATTGAGACCCTCGACGAACTCGATCTCGAGCGACTCGACGAGCACGAGGTCCCTTATGCGTAACGTCTTCAGCATCGCTATTCTTTTGACGCTCCTTAACGCCTGGGATAGCATACCTTGGCTTGCGCATTCATAGGACGTCAGGAGTTCCCGTTGCCCTTTCCCCTGGTCTCCAGCGCCCCGCCATCCCTCGATGTTTGGTCTCTCGTCATGCAAGCCGGCCCCATGGCCAAGGCCGTGCTTTTGACGCTGATCATCTTCTCCGTCGCCTCCTGGGGCGTCGCCGCCGAGCGGTTCAGACGTTTCTCCCGAGCAGAGAAGGAATCGCGACGATTCCTCGAACGCTTCCATCGGGGTGGGGGTCTCGCGGCGATTCAGGAAGAGACCGAGGAGTTCCAGTGGAGCCCGCTGGCCGATATCTATCGTGCCGGCTTCCGCGAGATCAGCCTGAACCCGCCTCCACCGGGGGAGCCGTTGAAGGGTGAGGGGCTGGAGGCGGTCGATCGCATCCTGCGTAAGAACGCCGTCATGCAGATGACCGAACTGGAGCGAAGCCTGGGCTTCCTCGCCACCACCGCTAGCGCGACCCCGTTTATCGGGCTGTTCGGCACCGTCTGGGGCATCATGAACGCGTTCCGTGGCATCGGAAGCAGCGGTACCGCCAGCCTGGCGGCCTACGCACCGGGCATCGCCGAAGCCCTCGTGGCGACCGCCGCCGGCCTGGGCGCCGCCATTCCCGCCGTCATCCTCTATAACCACTTTCAGGGTCGACTCCGCATGATGGACTCCCTGATCGATGAGTTCGAGGCGGATCTGGTCCATCGGCTGCAGGGACGGAGAAGCTAGCCCGTGGGCGGCACCGTCTCCGGTCGCGGTGGGCGACGGGATCGACGTCAACTGGCGGAGATCAACGTTACCCCTCTGGTGGATGTCATGTTGGTGCTGCTGATCATTTCGATGGTCGCCGCGCCGATGCTGCAGCGCAGTATTCGACTGGACCTACCCGCCACCGAGAGCGCCGACCCCATCGAGGAGGCCCAGTACGTCATCACGATGGATCGCGAAAGCAAACTCCGCATCAACGATCGACCGATCCACCCCGATCTGCTGGTCGAACGGATGCGGACCCTGGCCCAGAGCCGTCCGGGCGAAACCGTCTACCTGCGGGCCGACAAGTTGCTGACCTACGGCGAGGTGCTGTGGGTGATGGATCGGATTCGCACGGCCGGGATGACACGCATCGCGTTGGTCTCGGTCCCTCTGGAGGAGGAGCGCCGCTAAGTGTCTCCCCGCTATCGCATCATCGCCTCCTTCGGACCCCGCAGTCGCCCGCTGCCGCGGTTTGTCATCGGCTCGCTCCTGTTCCACGTCGGAACGGTCGCCGTGCTGCTGGCCCTTCCTAACTTCAAGGACCGCGGCCCCTTGCCGGAGCCGATCGTCGTCAGTCTGGTGGCCCCGGCCGTCACGAAGAGAGTCGAGGGCAAGCCGGCGGCGAAGAAGCCCACGCCACAGGTGAAGACCGAGCCCAAGAAAGAGACACCCAAGGTCGAGCAACCGAAGGTCAAGAAGCCCAAGACTGCGCCGAAAGATGTCGTGCACACCAAGAAGGCCCCCACGACCCCGGCACCCGAGCCCGAAGTTGACGATGAGCCCGAGATCGACGAATCGGAGTTGGCGATGGAGGCCGGCAGCGGTGTGGCACCGCTCGCAGGTCTCTCCGACGAGTTCCCGTGGTATGCCTCGGCCGTGCAGGCCGTCCTGATCGAGAACTGGCGTCGCCCTCTGCTGACCGACCTACGCGAGCCCGTCGGCGTCCGTT
This portion of the Acidobacteriota bacterium genome encodes:
- the recN gene encoding DNA repair protein RecN, coding for MLKTLRIRDLVLVESLEIEFVEGLNLLTGETGAGKSILLDALGLLVGSRGDRQRIRAGKDRAVIEAVLEMTLGSVPQNWADENGVDSGDDGCWILRRELAADGRSRAFVNGSPTPLRTLAEFGTFWLELHGQHDQQQLLRPDRQLRLLDAFGGHDLQLETTALRHDEVLEQRKILERWRVSVADRERRLAELTETIGAIEEVAPRIGEREELDQRRNRLRHGAALREGLDRIADWLQDGDASAVTLSAWVAREARSLAELDPSLTVGADRIESAMLELEDLGRLFEDARRATGDAADNLEEVETRRAALERLCLKHGEDEAAVLETLEQAKSEQAALGDPEAEIARAEKRVARAETGYVKAAAALSAARQTAAHRLAPAWRKQLAPLAMKDASLKIELPATRGESVGEGSKAVALSRLGAERVELLLSANPGVAPRPLQKVASGGELSRVMLALAIVGGAGAASTQVFDEVDQGVGGAVADAVGSRLSLLSEKRQLLCVTHLPQVAAYARCHIVVHKRVRDGQTRMQVTTLDEETRVDEIARMLSGKRATDTSRSHARQMIGATSRRAGSPS
- a CDS encoding MotA/TolQ/ExbB proton channel family protein; this encodes MPFPLVSSAPPSLDVWSLVMQAGPMAKAVLLTLIIFSVASWGVAAERFRRFSRAEKESRRFLERFHRGGGLAAIQEETEEFQWSPLADIYRAGFREISLNPPPPGEPLKGEGLEAVDRILRKNAVMQMTELERSLGFLATTASATPFIGLFGTVWGIMNAFRGIGSSGTASLAAYAPGIAEALVATAAGLGAAIPAVILYNHFQGRLRMMDSLIDEFEADLVHRLQGRRS
- a CDS encoding biopolymer transporter ExbD, with amino-acid sequence MGGTVSGRGGRRDRRQLAEINVTPLVDVMLVLLIISMVAAPMLQRSIRLDLPATESADPIEEAQYVITMDRESKLRINDRPIHPDLLVERMRTLAQSRPGETVYLRADKLLTYGEVLWVMDRIRTAGMTRIALVSVPLEEERR
- a CDS encoding TonB family protein, which gives rise to MSPRYRIIASFGPRSRPLPRFVIGSLLFHVGTVAVLLALPNFKDRGPLPEPIVVSLVAPAVTKRVEGKPAAKKPTPQVKTEPKKETPKVEQPKVKKPKTAPKDVVHTKKAPTTPAPEPEVDDEPEIDESELAMEAGSGVAPLAGLSDEFPWYASAVQAVLIENWRRPLLTDLREPVGVRLEWQIQRDGRVTGLRILDSSGIEVLDRSALRAVQSAAPLPPLPPRWRSESLPVTYLFVLHPDDL